One region of Desertifilum tharense IPPAS B-1220 genomic DNA includes:
- a CDS encoding adenylate/guanylate cyclase domain-containing protein — protein MTLPNTTGSVLATLAQVNLMGALTQRVKTLRVPEFVCLLDFITAEFQQFLRAIDLINNEALESMLEQILDALTLKIGQILQADRTTIFLVDGEKGQLWSKISQSETAKPIEIRIPLNIGIAGHVASTGQCLNISHASSHPLFNKELDKQMGYHTRNLLCMPIMSSKNQVVAVVQLSNKAGDEPFNEEDEQTFRDFASSIGIILETCQSFYMAARNQRGAAALLKATQTLGQSLDVETTLKSVMEQARELMQADRSTLFLLRKESGELWTKVATADGMTMMEIRIPANKGIAGYVASTGEVLNIPNAYEDPRFDPSTDKRTGYVTRNILCMPVFNSTGDLIGVSQLINKHQGSFTSSDEEFMQAFNIQAGIALENAKLFESVLQEKQYQKDILQSLSDAVISTDMQGKIVTLNEAALELLGCPVHKSAGKVNLQLWESKLLGRYVWEVVSVEHLQMRLMDSLTYGTRQYVPEQTLTAGLYCLNDGNNSVSLEDAGICILAIRDRHNPELYIPWNDLELLQNGYQGYLNKAQVRPIERSINLTVNPLTNPDGAVRGGLVVLEDISQEKRMKTTMYRYMNPGVVEQVMARGEDALMEGERKDVTILFSDIRGYTTLTENLGAQEVVRLLNQYFETMVEAVFNYEGTLDKFIGDALMAVFGAPLPVENHAWMAVQSALDMRRRLKEFNNKRFMENQPQIRIGIGISSGEVVSGNIGSQKRMDYTVIGDGVNLSSRLEGVTKEYGCDIIISEFTYHHCADRIWVRELDKIRVKGKNEAVSVYELIGDRNELLETQTREFLDLYSLGRSAYISRDFIEAIHYFEQAKHLQPHDRAVEIHLERSQGFLTSPPPLAWDGAHTLTTK, from the coding sequence ATGACACTTCCTAACACTACTGGCAGCGTTCTTGCAACCTTAGCTCAAGTTAACTTGATGGGTGCCCTAACACAACGGGTCAAAACCCTGCGGGTTCCAGAGTTTGTCTGCCTGCTAGATTTCATTACCGCAGAGTTTCAGCAATTTCTCAGGGCGATCGATCTGATCAACAACGAAGCCCTAGAATCCATGCTGGAACAGATTCTAGATGCCTTAACCCTCAAAATTGGGCAAATTCTACAAGCCGACCGCACCACTATCTTTCTAGTCGATGGCGAAAAAGGACAGCTTTGGTCAAAAATTAGCCAGTCTGAAACCGCAAAACCCATAGAAATTCGGATTCCCCTCAATATTGGCATTGCTGGTCATGTCGCTTCTACGGGTCAATGCCTCAATATCAGCCACGCGTCTTCCCATCCCCTGTTTAACAAAGAACTCGACAAGCAAATGGGATACCACACGCGCAACTTGCTGTGTATGCCCATTATGAGCAGTAAAAACCAAGTGGTGGCTGTTGTTCAACTGTCCAATAAAGCCGGGGATGAACCCTTTAATGAGGAAGACGAACAGACCTTTCGCGATTTTGCCTCTTCAATTGGGATTATCTTAGAAACCTGTCAATCTTTTTACATGGCCGCCCGCAACCAACGGGGGGCCGCCGCGCTATTAAAAGCGACCCAAACCCTAGGACAGAGTTTGGATGTGGAAACCACCCTGAAATCGGTGATGGAACAGGCGCGGGAATTAATGCAGGCCGATCGCAGTACGCTATTTTTGTTACGCAAGGAAAGCGGCGAACTGTGGACGAAGGTGGCGACAGCCGACGGAATGACGATGATGGAAATTCGCATTCCGGCTAATAAGGGGATTGCGGGTTATGTGGCTTCGACGGGTGAGGTGTTAAATATTCCCAATGCGTATGAAGATCCGCGTTTTGACCCCAGTACGGATAAGCGGACGGGTTATGTGACGCGCAATATTTTATGTATGCCCGTATTTAACTCAACCGGGGATTTAATTGGAGTTAGCCAGTTAATTAATAAGCATCAGGGCAGTTTTACCAGTTCTGATGAAGAGTTTATGCAGGCGTTTAATATCCAGGCGGGAATTGCGCTGGAAAATGCCAAGTTATTTGAAAGCGTTTTACAAGAAAAGCAGTATCAAAAAGATATTCTGCAAAGCCTATCGGATGCGGTGATTTCTACGGATATGCAGGGCAAAATTGTGACGCTGAATGAGGCGGCGCTAGAACTGTTAGGCTGTCCGGTTCACAAGTCGGCGGGTAAGGTGAATTTGCAGTTGTGGGAAAGTAAGCTGTTAGGCCGCTATGTCTGGGAGGTGGTATCGGTCGAACATCTGCAAATGCGACTGATGGATAGCTTAACCTATGGCACGCGGCAATATGTCCCAGAACAAACGCTGACGGCGGGTTTGTATTGCTTAAATGATGGCAATAATAGCGTGTCGCTGGAGGATGCAGGGATTTGTATTTTAGCGATTCGCGATCGCCATAATCCAGAACTCTATATTCCCTGGAACGATCTGGAATTGTTGCAAAATGGCTACCAGGGATATCTGAATAAGGCGCAAGTTCGTCCGATTGAACGCAGTATTAACTTGACGGTGAACCCGCTAACCAATCCCGATGGTGCAGTGCGCGGGGGGCTGGTGGTGCTTGAGGATATCAGCCAAGAAAAACGGATGAAAACCACCATGTATCGCTACATGAATCCGGGGGTGGTGGAACAGGTGATGGCGCGGGGTGAAGATGCGCTGATGGAAGGGGAACGCAAGGATGTCACGATTCTGTTTTCCGATATTCGCGGTTATACCACCTTAACGGAAAATTTGGGCGCTCAGGAAGTGGTGCGGCTGCTCAATCAGTATTTTGAGACGATGGTGGAGGCGGTGTTTAATTATGAGGGGACGCTCGATAAGTTTATTGGCGATGCGCTGATGGCGGTGTTTGGCGCGCCGCTTCCGGTAGAAAATCATGCGTGGATGGCGGTTCAGTCGGCGCTGGATATGCGGCGGCGGTTGAAGGAGTTTAATAATAAGCGGTTTATGGAAAATCAACCGCAAATTCGGATTGGAATTGGGATTAGTTCCGGTGAGGTGGTATCGGGAAATATTGGTTCCCAGAAACGGATGGATTACACGGTGATTGGCGATGGGGTGAATTTGAGTTCGCGTCTAGAAGGGGTGACGAAAGAATACGGCTGCGATATTATTATCAGCGAGTTTACTTATCATCACTGTGCCGATCGCATCTGGGTGCGGGAACTCGATAAAATTCGGGTGAAGGGGAAAAATGAGGCGGTTAGCGTTTACGAACTGATTGGCGATCGCAACGAACTCCTAGAAACCCAAACCCGCGAGTTTCTTGACCTCTACAGCTTAGGGCGGTCTGCTTATATCAGTCGCGATTTTATTGAAGCGATTCATTATTTTGAACAAGCCAAGCACCTGCAACCCCACGATCGCGCCGTGGAAATTCACTTAGAGCGATCGCAGGGATTTCTTACCAGCCCACCTCCCCTAGCCTGGGATGGGGCACACACGCTTACCACAAAATAG
- a CDS encoding glycosyltransferase family 1 protein translates to MRIALFTETFLPKVDGIVTRLRHTVDHLQRSGDQVMVFCPDGGLTEYKGAQICGVSGFPLPLYPELKMALPRPSIGYALEAFQPDIIHVANPAVLGVAGLYYGKKLNIPLVASYHTHLPKYLQHYGLAMLEGVLWELLKSMHNQAELNLCTSTAMVQELASHGIERVDLWQRGVDTEMFQPTLASSQMRDRLSQGHPDAPLLLYVGRLGAEKEIDRIKPILEAIPNARLALVGDGPHRQALEAHFAGTPTHFVGYLQGLELASAFASADAFIFPSRTETLGLVLLEAMAAGCPVVAAARGGIVDIVTDGVNGCLFDPDEEQGAIAATQRLLNDAKMRELLRENARAEAERWSWSAATRQLRQYYQSVLYPSQQFTAA, encoded by the coding sequence ATGCGAATTGCGCTTTTCACCGAAACTTTTTTACCGAAAGTGGATGGGATTGTGACTCGCCTGCGCCATACCGTAGATCACCTGCAACGTTCGGGGGATCAAGTGATGGTATTCTGTCCAGACGGGGGTCTGACCGAATACAAAGGCGCACAAATTTGCGGCGTTTCCGGCTTCCCCTTACCACTGTATCCCGAATTGAAAATGGCCCTACCGCGTCCTTCCATTGGCTACGCGCTAGAAGCCTTTCAACCGGATATTATTCACGTAGCGAACCCTGCCGTTTTGGGAGTCGCCGGACTGTATTACGGTAAAAAATTAAATATTCCCCTGGTTGCCTCCTACCATACCCACCTCCCCAAATACTTGCAGCATTACGGGTTAGCCATGCTAGAGGGCGTGCTGTGGGAACTGCTGAAATCCATGCACAACCAGGCCGAGTTAAACCTGTGTACCTCAACGGCTATGGTACAGGAATTGGCGAGTCACGGAATTGAGCGCGTAGACCTATGGCAGCGGGGCGTGGATACCGAAATGTTCCAACCCACCCTCGCCAGTTCGCAAATGCGCGATCGCCTCTCCCAAGGCCACCCAGACGCCCCTTTACTCCTCTACGTGGGTCGTTTGGGGGCAGAAAAAGAAATCGATCGGATTAAACCCATCCTAGAAGCCATTCCCAACGCCCGTTTAGCCCTAGTGGGCGATGGGCCCCACCGCCAAGCCTTAGAAGCTCATTTCGCAGGCACTCCCACCCATTTCGTCGGCTACCTCCAGGGGTTAGAACTCGCGTCTGCCTTTGCCTCAGCCGATGCCTTTATTTTCCCCTCCCGGACTGAAACGTTGGGGTTAGTTCTCCTCGAAGCAATGGCTGCCGGATGCCCTGTCGTCGCTGCTGCACGGGGCGGTATTGTCGATATTGTGACCGATGGGGTGAATGGCTGCCTGTTCGACCCCGATGAGGAACAAGGCGCGATCGCCGCAACCCAACGCCTCCTCAATGATGCCAAGATGCGCGAACTGCTGCGAGAAAACGCCCGCGCCGAGGCCGAACGCTGGAGTTGGAGTGCAGCAACGCGCCAACTGCGACAATACTATCAATCCGTTTTATATCCCTCCCAGCAGTTTACTGCCGCCTAA